The proteins below come from a single Burkholderia sp. PAMC 26561 genomic window:
- the glgA gene encoding glycogen synthase GlgA, with amino-acid sequence MSLNVLLVASEAVPLAKTGGLGDMVSAYAAALREAGVDAAILLPSYPNALQMVDGLQKVASLTGLPGGDGALYRGRMPDTGVPVILLRMDHLYARDGLYQDAKGRDYEDNAIRFASLSAAAVRLAEGVRGFKKPDIVHAHDWHSGLTPLLMKHAGVHAKSVFTIHNLAFQGNYSLSLGAALGVPAKWLVPALTEQKSIEFYGALSLMKAGIVHADHVATVSETYAREILTPRFGHLMEGVLQCYAEKLSGIINGIDVGAWDPMTDTQIARNYCFEDMRGKHACKRELQQMFGLPVDPFAPVIAIGSRMTSQKMADVVIDAIPALLEQHPRLQIAVIGKGEAHLETAFQRLAQTWPDRIGVHIGYDERRAHVLHSGADILLHGSRFEPCGLTQIYAMRYGTLPVASRVGGLADTIVDAAEASSLQEGFQSSPVESLGSFEGATSSRPATGFLFDGEATHDMVVAVTRAIHAFMRPQQWRTLQRNAMARDYGWNHAVAKYIQLYAGLTDARPAKTPLRTRRVPVHTPAVPAIAAMAAPAAAASRHDRHDGERSQFVARSA; translated from the coding sequence TTGTCCTTGAACGTATTGCTTGTCGCTTCGGAGGCCGTGCCGCTTGCCAAAACTGGCGGACTGGGTGACATGGTCAGCGCATACGCCGCGGCGTTACGTGAAGCGGGAGTCGATGCCGCCATACTGTTGCCGTCGTATCCGAACGCATTGCAAATGGTCGATGGATTGCAGAAGGTTGCTTCATTGACGGGCCTCCCGGGCGGTGACGGCGCGTTGTATCGCGGCCGCATGCCCGACACCGGCGTGCCTGTGATCCTGTTGCGCATGGATCACCTGTACGCACGCGACGGGCTTTACCAGGATGCCAAGGGACGCGACTACGAAGACAACGCCATCCGGTTCGCTTCGCTTTCGGCGGCGGCGGTCCGGTTGGCCGAAGGCGTTCGCGGCTTCAAGAAGCCTGACATCGTGCATGCACATGACTGGCATTCCGGCCTCACGCCGCTTTTGATGAAGCACGCGGGCGTGCACGCAAAAAGCGTTTTCACGATCCACAATCTGGCGTTCCAGGGCAACTATTCGCTCTCGCTTGGTGCAGCGCTCGGCGTTCCGGCCAAGTGGCTCGTGCCGGCGTTGACCGAACAAAAGAGCATCGAATTTTATGGCGCGTTGAGTCTGATGAAAGCGGGCATCGTCCACGCTGATCACGTCGCGACCGTCAGCGAGACCTATGCCCGCGAAATTCTCACGCCGCGCTTTGGTCATTTGATGGAAGGCGTCCTGCAATGTTATGCAGAGAAGCTGTCGGGCATCATCAATGGCATCGATGTCGGTGCATGGGACCCGATGACCGACACGCAGATCGCGCGCAACTATTGTTTCGAGGATATGCGCGGCAAACACGCTTGCAAGCGCGAACTGCAACAGATGTTCGGGCTACCTGTCGATCCGTTCGCGCCGGTGATTGCCATCGGTAGCCGGATGACATCGCAAAAAATGGCCGATGTCGTGATCGATGCCATCCCCGCGCTCCTAGAACAGCACCCGCGTTTGCAGATCGCGGTGATCGGCAAAGGCGAAGCGCATCTCGAAACCGCGTTCCAACGTCTGGCGCAAACGTGGCCGGATCGCATCGGCGTGCATATTGGCTACGACGAGCGCCGCGCGCATGTCCTGCATTCCGGCGCCGATATCCTGCTGCATGGCAGCCGCTTCGAGCCGTGCGGCTTGACGCAAATCTACGCGATGCGTTACGGCACCCTGCCGGTTGCATCGCGTGTGGGCGGACTGGCGGACACCATCGTGGATGCGGCCGAAGCATCGTCGCTGCAGGAAGGCTTTCAGTCTTCGCCGGTTGAAAGCCTGGGCAGCTTCGAAGGCGCGACATCGTCACGTCCGGCTACCGGTTTTCTCTTCGATGGCGAAGCGACTCATGACATGGTGGTTGCGGTCACGCGCGCCATTCACGCTTTCATGCGCCCTCAACAATGGCGCACGCTGCAACGCAACGCAATGGCCCGCGACTACGGCTGGAACCATGCAGTTGCCAAATACATCCAGCTCTACGCGGGCCTCACGGACGCACGTCCCGCAAAGACGCCGCTGCGCACACGCCGCGTGCCGGTTCATACGCCGGCGGTACCGGCCATCGCCGCCATGGCAGCGCCCGCTGCCGCTGCAAGCCGTCACGACCGTCACGATGGAGAACGGTCGCAATTTGTCGCACGCAGCGCCTGA
- a CDS encoding DUF1345 domain-containing protein: protein MNFMLPNVVRYRPRAIIALIIGVIAAILVPYDLRPLVRGLVGWDTTVWLYLVLIWIQMWRAHQDEVQKLAAREDENAGMVLLIVSLAALASIVAIIAELASAKNMGFRSALPNYLLTGITMFGAWFLIPTMFTLHYARHYYQSQDETSLKFPDTHLKPDYWDFLYFSFTIAVASQTSDVVLRSTEVRRTALAQSVLSFFFNAAVLGLCVNTAAGLLGS from the coding sequence ATGAATTTCATGCTTCCCAACGTAGTGCGATATCGCCCAAGGGCGATTATTGCTTTGATCATTGGTGTGATTGCCGCAATTTTGGTTCCATATGACTTGCGCCCGCTCGTGCGTGGCCTCGTTGGTTGGGACACTACCGTATGGCTGTATCTCGTGCTCATATGGATTCAAATGTGGCGGGCGCACCAGGACGAAGTGCAGAAGCTCGCAGCGCGAGAGGATGAAAACGCCGGCATGGTCTTGTTGATTGTGAGTCTTGCGGCGCTCGCAAGTATTGTCGCGATCATCGCGGAACTCGCCAGTGCAAAGAACATGGGCTTTCGCAGCGCATTACCTAACTATTTGCTGACAGGCATCACTATGTTCGGCGCATGGTTCCTCATCCCCACCATGTTCACTCTCCACTACGCGCGTCATTACTATCAGTCGCAAGACGAGACATCGCTGAAATTTCCCGATACTCATCTGAAACCCGACTATTGGGACTTCCTGTATTTCTCGTTCACTATCGCGGTGGCATCGCAAACGTCTGACGTGGTATTGCGCTCTACGGAAGTGAGGCGCACTGCGTTGGCGCAATCGGTTTTGTCGTTCTTTTTCAATGCGGCCGTGCTGGGTTTGTGCGTGAACACTGCTGCCGGGTTATTAGGCTCGTAA
- a CDS encoding sugar dehydrogenase complex small subunit translates to MRQLQDPPAPADSARHSAARRRFVLGACASAVALAFASAGMGFPSLFTQAFADTPPAGLEGFLLLSRKLTGRTSFDPALAQRVYDALSNSDSEFVANVSALNVWLAAHGGVPSDTVTQALKADTPKLAGTVTAVIRAWYLGLVGDGQHTSVVAYERALMFDPVSDVLTIPSYCRDVPFYWTQKPPAVGAPKAA, encoded by the coding sequence ATGAGACAGCTTCAAGATCCCCCTGCGCCCGCTGATTCAGCCAGGCACTCCGCCGCCCGGCGGCGTTTCGTGCTCGGCGCGTGCGCGTCGGCGGTGGCGCTCGCTTTTGCATCGGCGGGAATGGGCTTTCCATCGTTATTCACACAGGCTTTCGCCGATACCCCGCCTGCAGGCCTTGAAGGCTTCCTCCTGCTCTCGCGCAAGCTGACCGGCCGCACGAGCTTCGACCCCGCGTTGGCGCAGCGCGTGTATGACGCGTTATCGAATTCGGACAGCGAGTTTGTCGCGAACGTGAGCGCGCTCAACGTGTGGCTTGCGGCGCATGGCGGGGTGCCATCGGATACCGTCACGCAGGCGCTCAAGGCAGACACGCCCAAGCTTGCCGGCACCGTCACGGCTGTCATACGCGCGTGGTATCTCGGTCTTGTCGGCGACGGGCAGCATACAAGCGTCGTGGCGTACGAACGTGCACTCATGTTCGATCCCGTAAGCGATGTGCTGACCATCCCTTCATATTGCCGCGATGTGCCGTTCTACTGGACGCAAAAGCCGCCGGCAGTCGGCGCGCCCAAGGCCGCCTGA
- a CDS encoding GMC family oxidoreductase encodes MANSNSADVVVVGSGVAGGLVAHQLASAGASVILLEAGPRIPRWQIVENFRNSPAKADFATPYPSTPYAPHPEYSPENNYLIQKGEYPYASQYLRLVGGTTWHWAAAAWRLLPADFKIRTLYGVGRDWPISYETLEPWYQAAEVQLGVSGPGHDVDLGSPRSKPYPMDMLPLSYMDQRFSDVLNAESFHVVPEPVARNSRPYDSRPTCCGNNNCMPICPIAAMYNGVTHAEKAERAGARLIPQAVVYKIEADDKGLITAVHYKDPNGNSTRVTGKLFVLAANGIETPKLMLQSASDTFKNGIGNSSDQVGRNLMDHPGTGVTFLANETLWPGRGPMEMTSIVNFRDGAFRSEYAAKKLHLSNGVPTMAITADLIAKGLSGAELDRQIRDRAARTMNINSFHEHLAEPQNRVLPSSDHKDSLGIPQPEIYYSINDYVKKSAADTRTHYARIAELFGGTEITFDDKFAPNNHIMGTAIMGADPKDSVVDTECRTHDHPNLFVAGSAVMPTAASVNCTLTLSALSLRLADKLKKEL; translated from the coding sequence ATGGCAAATTCGAATTCGGCCGATGTCGTGGTCGTCGGATCCGGTGTCGCGGGCGGTCTGGTAGCCCATCAGCTCGCAAGCGCGGGCGCATCCGTGATCCTCCTCGAAGCCGGGCCGCGCATTCCGCGCTGGCAGATCGTCGAAAATTTCCGCAACTCGCCCGCGAAAGCGGATTTTGCAACGCCGTATCCATCGACGCCTTACGCGCCGCATCCCGAGTATTCGCCCGAGAACAACTATCTGATCCAGAAGGGCGAGTACCCGTATGCGTCGCAATACTTGCGGCTCGTGGGCGGGACGACTTGGCATTGGGCTGCCGCGGCGTGGCGTCTGCTTCCCGCCGACTTCAAGATCCGGACGCTGTATGGCGTGGGCCGCGACTGGCCGATCTCCTACGAAACGCTCGAACCGTGGTATCAGGCAGCCGAGGTGCAACTGGGTGTATCGGGTCCGGGCCATGATGTCGATCTCGGTTCGCCGCGCTCGAAACCGTATCCGATGGACATGTTGCCGCTTTCCTACATGGACCAGCGTTTCTCCGATGTCCTCAACGCCGAATCGTTTCACGTCGTGCCGGAACCGGTTGCGCGCAACAGCCGCCCGTACGATTCGCGCCCGACCTGCTGCGGCAATAACAACTGCATGCCCATCTGCCCGATCGCGGCCATGTACAACGGCGTCACGCATGCCGAAAAAGCTGAACGCGCGGGCGCGAGGCTGATCCCGCAAGCCGTGGTCTACAAGATCGAAGCCGACGACAAAGGCCTGATCACCGCCGTCCATTACAAGGACCCGAACGGCAACAGCACGCGTGTGACGGGCAAGCTGTTCGTGCTGGCGGCGAACGGCATCGAAACGCCGAAGCTGATGTTGCAATCGGCTTCGGATACGTTCAAGAACGGCATTGGCAACAGCTCCGATCAGGTCGGCCGCAACCTCATGGACCACCCCGGAACGGGCGTCACGTTCCTCGCCAACGAGACCTTGTGGCCGGGACGCGGCCCCATGGAAATGACGTCCATCGTCAATTTCCGCGATGGCGCGTTCCGTTCCGAATACGCGGCGAAAAAGCTGCATTTGTCGAATGGCGTGCCGACCATGGCGATCACCGCAGATCTCATTGCGAAGGGTTTGAGCGGCGCCGAGCTCGACCGGCAGATCCGCGACCGCGCTGCACGCACCATGAACATCAACAGCTTCCACGAGCATCTTGCCGAACCGCAGAATCGCGTGTTGCCTTCGTCGGATCACAAGGATTCGCTCGGCATTCCGCAACCCGAGATCTATTACTCCATCAACGACTACGTAAAGAAAAGCGCCGCCGATACACGCACGCACTACGCGCGCATCGCGGAACTGTTCGGCGGCACGGAGATCACCTTCGACGACAAATTTGCCCCGAACAACCACATCATGGGCACGGCCATCATGGGCGCGGACCCGAAGGATTCCGTGGTCGATACCGAATGCCGCACGCACGACCATCCGAATCTGTTCGTGGCCGGAAGCGCGGTGATGCCGACGGCGGCATCGGTGAACTGCACGCTGACGCTGTCCGCGTTGTCGCTGCGTCTCGCCGACAAACTGAAGAAAGAACTTTGA
- a CDS encoding c-type cytochrome, with amino-acid sequence MNFHSLIEPAQAQTAAGAANGAETATTVKDNQAGADLIKRGEYLARAGDCIACHTADKARPFAGGLPINTPFGTIYTPNITSDPDTGIGRWTDADFVRAMHEGIGKGGERLYPAFPYADYTKVTSGDVLAIRAYLNTLAPIHYTPPRNEMSFPFNQRWLMVFWNMFNFKEGRFVPDPKQSAEWNRGAYLVEGLAHCEECHTPRNVTQGLKSGERFSGAELSGWHAYNITPDKNAGVGNWTDDELAQYLATGAVHGRANAAGPMADVIQNSTQYMTPEDLRSMVAYLRTVPAQSGGDTHPRASFGKPTSQDVIAMRGTQVSGVNGAQLFIANCATCHSWTGEGRGGSAAGAYPSLIHNSVVGASAANNLTMVMLHGVNRETKTANVFMPAFADQLNDEQIAAISNYVTKTFGNPQSTTTAAEVAKLRATPQ; translated from the coding sequence ATGAATTTTCACTCACTGATAGAACCCGCACAGGCGCAAACAGCCGCTGGCGCTGCGAACGGTGCGGAGACGGCCACGACCGTCAAGGACAATCAGGCCGGCGCCGACCTGATCAAGCGCGGCGAATATCTCGCGCGCGCGGGCGATTGCATCGCGTGTCATACCGCCGACAAAGCCCGCCCCTTCGCCGGCGGCCTGCCCATCAACACGCCGTTCGGGACCATCTACACGCCGAATATCACGAGCGATCCGGACACGGGGATTGGACGATGGACCGACGCCGATTTCGTGCGCGCGATGCACGAGGGTATCGGCAAGGGCGGCGAGCGGCTGTATCCGGCGTTCCCGTACGCGGACTACACGAAAGTCACCTCCGGCGATGTGCTCGCCATCCGCGCCTATCTCAACACGCTCGCGCCGATCCACTACACGCCGCCGCGCAACGAGATGTCGTTTCCTTTCAACCAGCGCTGGCTGATGGTGTTCTGGAACATGTTCAACTTCAAGGAAGGGCGTTTCGTGCCCGACCCGAAGCAAAGCGCCGAGTGGAATCGTGGGGCGTATCTGGTCGAAGGCCTGGCGCATTGCGAGGAATGCCATACGCCGCGCAACGTCACGCAAGGCCTGAAGTCCGGCGAACGTTTCAGCGGCGCCGAACTGTCGGGCTGGCACGCCTACAACATCACGCCTGACAAGAACGCGGGCGTCGGCAACTGGACGGACGATGAACTCGCGCAATATCTCGCCACCGGCGCCGTGCACGGCCGTGCGAACGCAGCCGGCCCGATGGCCGATGTGATTCAGAACAGCACGCAATACATGACGCCTGAGGACTTGCGTTCCATGGTCGCCTACTTGCGCACGGTTCCCGCGCAAAGTGGCGGCGATACCCATCCGCGCGCTTCCTTCGGCAAGCCGACCAGCCAGGACGTCATCGCAATGCGCGGCACGCAGGTGAGCGGCGTGAACGGCGCGCAGTTGTTTATCGCCAATTGCGCGACCTGCCATAGCTGGACCGGCGAGGGACGCGGCGGCAGTGCGGCGGGCGCATATCCGTCGCTGATTCATAACAGCGTGGTCGGGGCATCGGCGGCGAACAACCTGACCATGGTGATGCTCCACGGCGTGAATCGCGAGACGAAAACAGCAAATGTCTTCATGCCGGCCTTCGCCGATCAACTCAATGACGAGCAAATCGCCGCCATCAGCAACTACGTCACGAAGACTTTCGGCAATCCGCAATCGACCACAACCGCTGCTGAAGTTGCCAAATTGCGCGCAACACCGCAGTAG